Proteins from one Methanobrevibacter millerae genomic window:
- a CDS encoding ParA family protein, translating to MSEVIAVMNQKGGCGKTTTVVNTATSLAVMGKSVLVVDMDPQANATTSFGINKNELQNTIYDAIIGDINVKKATIPTFIKNLFIIPSNISLSGAGVELSQKDDYHIILKNTLEDVVPLFDYIFIDLPPSLGVLTVNALVASDSVLIPIQAEYYALEGVADLINTIKLVEKRLRSPTPIKGILLTLYDKRTRLSRDVHKELKNYFGGTNLLLKTIIPRNIRLAEAPSFGKPCLIYDPESTGTKAYLKLAKEILERDGSD from the coding sequence ATGAGCGAAGTCATAGCCGTAATGAATCAAAAAGGAGGTTGTGGAAAGACCACTACAGTCGTAAATACTGCAACTTCTCTAGCTGTAATGGGAAAATCCGTTTTGGTAGTAGACATGGATCCTCAGGCCAATGCTACAACTAGTTTTGGAATAAATAAAAACGAGCTTCAGAATACCATTTATGATGCAATCATAGGGGATATAAATGTCAAGAAAGCCACGATTCCCACGTTTATTAAAAACCTTTTCATTATTCCCAGCAACATATCATTGAGTGGAGCAGGTGTTGAATTAAGTCAGAAGGATGATTATCATATCATTCTGAAAAATACACTTGAAGATGTTGTTCCTTTGTTTGACTATATTTTCATTGATTTGCCTCCTTCATTAGGTGTTTTAACCGTAAATGCATTAGTCGCCTCAGATAGCGTATTGATACCGATTCAAGCGGAATATTACGCACTTGAAGGTGTTGCCGATTTGATAAATACCATTAAACTTGTTGAAAAAAGGCTTAGGAGCCCTACCCCAATTAAAGGAATCCTGCTTACTTTATATGATAAGAGGACCAGATTGAGCAGGGATGTTCACAAAGAGTTGAAGAATTATTTTGGCGGTACCAATCTGCTTCTAAAAACAATTATTCCAAGGAACATTAGATTGGCTGAAGCTCCAAGTTTTGGAAAACCATGTTTAATATATGATCCGGAAAGTACTGGAACCAAGGCTTATCTAAAATTGGCAAAAGAAATATTAGAAAGAGATGGAAGTGATTAA
- a CDS encoding TrpB-like pyridoxal phosphate-dependent enzyme: MNYKVTLDSDEVPKKWYNILADLPSPLPEPINSEGKDQISDLQKAFTKAALAQEFSPDRYVDIPNEVRELYMQIGRPSPLFRATRLEKFLNTPAKIYYKREDTSPTGSHKLNSAIPQAYFAKKEGVERLTTETGAGQWGTALSLACNMLDLDCTVYMVKVSFNQKPDRKNIMHIYDSQVFASPSENTKVGRQILAENPDHPGSLGVAISEAMEEALLNDEVKYSLGSVLNHVMLHQTIIGQELKLQLEKLETEPDIMIACAGGGSNLAGSFFPLLKDKIAGNSETEFIAVEPSACPTLTEGSYEYDFGDTNGFTPMLKMFTLGHDFVAPTVHAGGLRYHGMSPIVSLLAKEGYISPRSVHQKDVFEAGITFARNEGIVPAPETTHAIKATIDEALKCKETGEEKTIVMNFSGHGMLDLKGYASYFEGTMQNAK, encoded by the coding sequence ATGAATTATAAAGTTACATTAGATTCCGATGAAGTGCCTAAAAAATGGTATAACATTCTTGCTGATTTACCTTCTCCACTTCCGGAACCGATAAACAGTGAAGGAAAAGATCAAATTTCAGACTTACAAAAGGCTTTTACCAAAGCTGCTTTAGCTCAAGAATTTTCACCTGACAGATATGTGGATATTCCAAATGAAGTCAGAGAGCTTTACATGCAGATTGGAAGACCTTCTCCTTTATTTAGAGCAACTAGACTAGAGAAATTTTTAAACACTCCCGCTAAAATCTATTATAAGCGTGAGGATACCTCTCCTACCGGTTCACATAAGTTGAATTCAGCTATTCCTCAGGCATACTTCGCCAAAAAGGAAGGCGTTGAAAGGTTGACTACAGAAACCGGTGCTGGTCAATGGGGTACTGCATTATCTTTGGCATGTAACATGCTTGACTTGGACTGTACCGTCTATATGGTTAAGGTATCATTCAACCAGAAACCTGACCGTAAAAACATAATGCACATTTACGACAGCCAGGTATTCGCTTCCCCAAGTGAAAACACCAAGGTCGGCCGTCAAATCCTTGCCGAAAATCCGGACCATCCTGGTTCTTTGGGTGTGGCAATTTCAGAAGCTATGGAAGAGGCTTTACTTAATGATGAGGTCAAATACTCTTTAGGCAGTGTTTTAAACCATGTAATGCTTCATCAAACAATCATCGGTCAGGAATTGAAGCTTCAGCTTGAAAAGCTTGAAACCGAACCAGACATAATGATTGCCTGTGCAGGCGGTGGAAGTAATTTGGCCGGATCTTTCTTCCCGTTGCTTAAGGATAAGATTGCCGGAAATTCCGAAACCGAGTTCATAGCAGTTGAGCCTAGCGCATGTCCTACATTAACTGAAGGAAGCTATGAATATGACTTCGGTGATACAAACGGATTTACTCCAATGCTTAAGATGTTCACTTTAGGACATGACTTTGTAGCTCCAACCGTACACGCAGGAGGTTTAAGATATCACGGAATGTCTCCAATTGTTTCACTTTTAGCTAAAGAAGGATACATTTCACCTAGGTCAGTCCATCAAAAAGATGTCTTTGAAGCCGGAATTACCTTTGCACGTAATGAAGGAATCGTTCCTGCACCTGAAACTACTCATGCAATCAAGGCAACCATTGACGAAGCATTGAAATGCAAGGAGACTGGCGAGGAAAAAACTATTGTCATGAATTTCTCAGGCCATGGAATGCTTGATTTGAAAGGATATGCCTCTTACTTTGAAGGCACTATGCAAAACGCAAAATAG